A portion of the Oxynema aestuarii AP17 genome contains these proteins:
- a CDS encoding ROK family protein — protein MTENNGSIRTLAVDIGGSGVKTLVLDEDGTPIADRNRQETPRPAKPEPIIAAIVTLAKEQSPFDRVSVGFPGVVRHGVTYTAVNLHEDWVGFDLATSLQQQLDKPVRVANDADIQGLGAIASEGVELVVTLGTGFGTALFVDGKLVPNLEGGHHPFRKDKTYEQLLGRAALKKMGSKRWNKNLARAIDTLQNLFNYDRLYLGGGEAKKISIDLPENVAIVPNISGLLGGIALWKD, from the coding sequence ATGACCGAGAACAATGGCAGCATCCGCACTCTAGCGGTGGATATTGGCGGTAGTGGGGTGAAAACCCTCGTTTTAGACGAAGATGGAACGCCGATCGCCGATCGCAACCGCCAGGAAACTCCCAGACCCGCCAAACCCGAACCGATTATCGCGGCGATCGTCACTTTGGCGAAAGAACAATCCCCGTTCGATCGCGTTTCCGTCGGCTTTCCCGGGGTCGTCCGTCACGGGGTGACCTACACCGCCGTCAATTTGCACGAGGATTGGGTCGGCTTCGATTTAGCGACTTCTCTGCAACAGCAGTTAGATAAACCCGTGCGCGTGGCGAACGATGCGGACATCCAGGGACTCGGCGCGATCGCCTCGGAAGGGGTCGAACTGGTGGTGACTTTGGGCACGGGTTTCGGAACCGCTTTATTTGTCGATGGCAAATTGGTTCCGAATTTGGAAGGCGGACACCATCCTTTCCGCAAAGATAAAACCTACGAACAGTTACTCGGACGGGCCGCCCTCAAAAAAATGGGTTCCAAACGTTGGAATAAAAATTTAGCCCGGGCGATCGATACCCTGCAAAATCTCTTCAATTACGATCGCCTCTATCTCGGTGGCGGCGAAGCCAAAAAAATTTCTATCGATTTACCCGAGAACGTGGCGATCGTTCCCAATATTTCCGGGTTGTTGGGCGGAATTGCTTTGTGGAAAGATTGA
- a CDS encoding DUF3155 domain-containing protein, with protein sequence MARRRKRKSRRRQEGRRILEHVPQYSIESGEDKPVTAARKYIKAEGIVPPALLLVKRNEHTTDRYFWAEKGLFGAQYVEENHFLFPSLKIVEGSPETVANVAVNSR encoded by the coding sequence TTGGCAAGGAGACGTAAGCGCAAGAGCCGTCGCCGCCAAGAAGGGCGCAGAATTCTAGAGCACGTGCCTCAGTATAGTATCGAAAGTGGTGAAGATAAGCCAGTTACAGCCGCTCGAAAATACATCAAGGCCGAAGGGATCGTCCCGCCCGCTTTGCTGTTAGTCAAACGTAACGAGCATACCACCGATCGGTACTTTTGGGCCGAAAAAGGGTTGTTCGGCGCTCAATATGTGGAAGAAAATCACTTCCTGTTCCCAAGTTTGAAGATTGTCGAAGGTAGTCCGGAAACGGTTGCCAACGTGGCTGTTAACAGTCGCTAA
- a CDS encoding AMP-dependent synthetase/ligase produces MTLTKADYAYKLTDRERQYLSEQPEYHRARSLPEAWEMERSHFSRIVALKDPHSQPAVELTYAQLGDRVEQFAAGIQSLGLPPIENGLPPRIALFANNSPRWQIADRGLMYAGAADVVRGSDADIEELVYIFQQSGSVGLVVENRDLYDRLDPHLETERLNWVILLSDEEAPRREGVRGFNFSELLAKGGDRPLERVRLDRDTLATLLYTSGTTGKPKGVMLTHGNLLHQLSTIGAVLQAHPGDRTLSLLPTWHSFGRIGEYFFLSRGCTQIYTSIRHVKTDFKQYKPKYTIGVPRLWESIYEAIQKQLSQQPENKQKLAKTLMGISQQYIEARRTWQGLRLELEPPGGGDRLMAGVKLALLWPVHAIASKLVYAKIREATGGQLAYVISGGGSLAMHLENFFEAIGLDILVGYGLTETSPVLTARRFWHNLRGSAGRPIPETAIRIVDPETRRTLKPGERGLVLARGPQIMQGYYQNPEATAKAIDGDGWFDTGDLGWLNTQGDLILTGRAKETIVLTNGENIEPQPIEDACLRSAYIDQIVLVGQDRKYLGALVVPNFEALEGWASRENVRLHLPEAGNGDMGSERAAEGAIALNSDVVHRLFRQELNREVKNRPSYRSDDRIGTFWLLDEPFSIENGMMTQTLKIKKPVVLERYRSAIEAMYN; encoded by the coding sequence ATGACTCTCACAAAAGCTGATTATGCGTACAAGCTGACCGATCGCGAACGGCAATATTTAAGCGAACAACCGGAGTACCACCGGGCGCGATCGCTGCCCGAAGCGTGGGAGATGGAGCGATCGCACTTCAGCCGCATCGTCGCCCTCAAAGATCCTCACAGCCAACCCGCCGTCGAATTAACCTACGCTCAATTGGGCGATCGGGTCGAACAATTCGCCGCCGGGATCCAAAGCTTGGGACTGCCGCCGATCGAAAACGGCTTGCCGCCACGGATTGCCCTGTTTGCCAACAACAGCCCGCGCTGGCAGATCGCCGATCGCGGCTTAATGTATGCCGGGGCCGCCGACGTGGTGCGCGGCAGCGATGCGGATATCGAAGAACTGGTTTATATCTTCCAACAGAGCGGCAGTGTCGGTCTAGTCGTGGAAAATCGGGACCTCTACGACCGACTCGACCCTCATTTAGAGACCGAACGGTTAAATTGGGTGATTTTGCTCTCCGACGAGGAAGCGCCGCGACGGGAGGGAGTCCGGGGGTTTAATTTTAGCGAACTGTTGGCGAAAGGGGGCGATCGCCCGTTAGAGCGGGTCCGTCTCGATCGCGACACCCTGGCCACCTTACTCTACACTTCCGGAACCACGGGCAAACCGAAAGGGGTGATGTTGACCCACGGCAACTTACTGCACCAACTTTCGACAATCGGGGCGGTGTTGCAGGCGCATCCGGGCGATCGCACCCTCAGCCTGCTGCCGACCTGGCACAGTTTCGGGCGCATCGGGGAATATTTTTTCCTGTCGCGCGGTTGCACGCAAATTTACACGAGTATCCGCCACGTCAAGACCGATTTTAAACAATACAAACCCAAATACACCATCGGCGTGCCTCGTTTGTGGGAGTCGATTTACGAAGCGATTCAAAAACAGTTAAGCCAGCAACCGGAAAACAAGCAAAAATTAGCTAAGACCTTGATGGGGATTAGCCAGCAGTATATCGAAGCGCGGCGAACCTGGCAGGGGTTGCGCTTGGAGTTGGAACCGCCGGGAGGGGGCGATCGCCTGATGGCGGGAGTGAAACTGGCGCTGTTGTGGCCCGTCCACGCGATCGCCTCCAAGTTGGTCTACGCCAAGATCCGAGAAGCCACCGGGGGTCAACTCGCTTACGTCATCAGTGGCGGGGGTTCTCTGGCGATGCACTTAGAAAACTTTTTTGAAGCGATCGGCTTGGATATCCTCGTCGGTTACGGACTGACGGAAACTTCCCCAGTGTTGACGGCCCGCCGATTTTGGCATAACTTGCGCGGTTCCGCCGGACGTCCGATTCCGGAAACGGCGATTCGCATTGTCGATCCCGAGACCCGCCGCACGTTGAAGCCTGGAGAACGGGGTCTGGTGTTGGCGCGCGGGCCGCAAATCATGCAAGGGTATTATCAAAATCCCGAAGCGACGGCGAAGGCGATCGATGGAGACGGTTGGTTCGATACGGGAGATTTGGGCTGGTTAAATACCCAAGGGGATTTAATTTTAACCGGACGGGCGAAAGAGACGATCGTCCTGACCAATGGCGAGAATATCGAACCGCAGCCGATCGAGGATGCTTGTTTGCGAAGTGCGTACATCGATCAAATCGTGTTGGTCGGACAGGATCGAAAATATCTCGGGGCGTTAGTAGTGCCGAATTTTGAAGCCCTAGAAGGGTGGGCAAGTCGAGAAAACGTGCGGTTGCACTTACCCGAGGCGGGAAACGGGGATATGGGGTCGGAAAGGGCAGCAGAAGGGGCGATCGCCCTCAATAGCGACGTGGTGCATCGGTTATTCCGGCAGGAGTTAAATCGGGAAGTGAAAAACCGCCCGAGTTACCGGAGTGACGATCGCATCGGTACGTTTTGGCTGTTGGACGAACCGTTTTCAATTGAAAATGGCATGATGACGCAAACCCTTAAAATTAAAAAGCCCGTGGTTCTCGAACGCTATCGTTCGGCGATCGAAGCCATGTATAACTAG
- a CDS encoding sensor histidine kinase, with translation MSASAEFIDLCKSQVALLTKGLGASVSVVYLTEERVEGSDTKLVPVVAYPDTALFWEEGSDLGALQLTAESEPTALRSLEAAVGDDRPAEPVSPDDRPSISPAVSPPGAISGDRPSNDPWIEALTYEIDPDRDGNLAQPRQIVLPLIHESVVMGLLVTTRDDRPWNDRERSQIERIAQTMAIACILDRRQRWLGQQLDSLQTHTRERQHLHDEQHDLFDSLLHQIRSPLTAVKTFGKLLLKRLLPEDPNRTIAENLLRESDRVRELLEQMDRVNDWVGESDNGDRPRDRGAAVPRLSPGPELLLPPSRLEICDVSTILNPLLASAEAIAGDRGLHLQTRLAPQLPNIRAYPSALREVLTNLIDNALKYTPAGGHIEIASFSTRDRADRPEVAIAISDTGPGIPPEDLKNLFQRHYRGVQAQGNIPGTGLGLAIARNLIRDLQGDIEVYSPAEPDWIACPDPAFTHKTTPGTTFVVKLPALDGDDRHD, from the coding sequence ATGAGTGCTAGTGCCGAGTTTATTGACCTGTGTAAATCCCAAGTCGCTCTACTCACGAAAGGATTGGGCGCGTCCGTCAGTGTCGTCTACTTAACCGAAGAACGGGTAGAAGGAAGCGACACCAAACTCGTTCCCGTCGTCGCCTATCCCGACACGGCGCTGTTTTGGGAAGAAGGGAGCGATCTCGGCGCCCTCCAACTCACCGCCGAGTCCGAACCGACCGCCTTGCGATCGCTCGAAGCCGCCGTCGGCGACGATCGCCCCGCCGAGCCCGTCTCCCCCGACGATCGCCCCTCCATTTCACCCGCCGTTTCCCCTCCTGGTGCCATTTCCGGCGATCGCCCCTCGAACGACCCGTGGATCGAGGCCCTGACCTACGAGATCGACCCCGACCGCGACGGCAACCTCGCCCAACCGCGCCAAATCGTCTTACCCTTAATTCACGAAAGTGTCGTCATGGGATTGCTCGTCACCACCCGCGACGATCGCCCCTGGAACGATCGCGAACGCAGCCAGATCGAGCGGATCGCCCAGACGATGGCGATCGCGTGCATTTTAGACCGACGCCAGCGCTGGCTGGGGCAGCAACTCGACAGCTTGCAAACCCACACCCGCGAACGGCAACACCTACACGACGAACAACACGACCTGTTCGACAGCCTCTTACACCAAATTCGCAGCCCCCTCACCGCCGTCAAAACCTTCGGTAAATTACTACTCAAACGCCTGCTTCCCGAAGATCCCAACCGGACGATCGCCGAAAATCTGCTGCGGGAAAGCGATCGCGTCCGCGAACTGCTCGAACAAATGGATCGGGTCAACGATTGGGTCGGCGAATCCGACAACGGCGACCGACCCCGCGATCGCGGTGCCGCCGTCCCCCGCTTGAGTCCGGGTCCCGAATTGCTCCTGCCCCCGTCTCGCCTCGAAATCTGCGACGTCAGCACGATTTTAAACCCCTTACTCGCCTCCGCCGAAGCGATCGCGGGCGATCGGGGGTTACACCTACAGACCCGACTGGCGCCGCAATTGCCCAACATCCGCGCCTACCCCAGTGCCTTGCGCGAAGTGCTGACCAATTTAATCGACAATGCCTTGAAGTATACCCCCGCCGGGGGCCATATCGAGATCGCCAGCTTCTCCACCCGCGATCGCGCCGACCGCCCCGAAGTCGCGATCGCCATCAGCGACACCGGACCGGGTATTCCTCCAGAAGACCTCAAAAATCTATTTCAACGCCACTATCGCGGCGTCCAAGCCCAGGGAAACATCCCCGGAACCGGATTGGGGTTGGCGATCGCCCGCAACCTCATCCGCGACCTCCAAGGCGATATCGAGGTTTACAGTCCCGCCGAACCCGACTGGATCGCCTGCCCCGATCCCGCATTTACCCACAAAACCACTCCCGGCACCACCTTTGTTGTCAAACTCCCGGCCCTCGACGGCGACGATCGCCACGATTGA
- a CDS encoding dihydrolipoamide acetyltransferase family protein has product MIHEVFMPALSSTMTEGKIVSWEKSPGDKVEKGETVVVVESDKADMDVESFYEGILAEIVVPAGEVAPVGAAIALLAETEAEIEQAKQKAAQLQGSAAQSAAPAASAPSAAPSASQGAAPAQTTASPSRRNGRTIASPRARKLAKEYQVDLSGLQGSGPHGRIVAEDVEAAAGKAPQPSAPPVAPPATVPASPAAIAPTPAPAAPPTPTPAPLGEVVSFNTLQQAVVRNMLAGWQAPVFHVSYTITTDNLDRLYQQIKSKGVTMTALLAKAVAVTLQKHPVLNARYTEKGIEYPSAINVAVAVAMPDGGLITPVLKSADGQDIYSLSRNWKDLVNRARVKQLQPDEYSTGTFSLSNLGMFGVSSFDAILPPGQGSILAIAAARPQVVASDDGSIRVCRQMQVNITCDHRVIYGSHAAAFLQDLAALIENDPQSLTL; this is encoded by the coding sequence ATGATTCACGAAGTTTTTATGCCTGCTCTCAGTTCCACCATGACTGAAGGAAAGATCGTTTCCTGGGAGAAATCCCCGGGAGATAAGGTGGAAAAGGGAGAAACGGTGGTGGTGGTCGAGTCTGACAAAGCCGACATGGACGTAGAATCTTTTTACGAAGGGATTCTCGCCGAGATCGTCGTTCCTGCGGGAGAAGTAGCTCCGGTGGGGGCGGCGATCGCCCTGTTGGCGGAAACAGAAGCCGAAATCGAACAAGCCAAGCAGAAAGCAGCCCAACTGCAAGGGTCTGCGGCTCAAAGCGCCGCCCCTGCTGCTTCGGCTCCGTCTGCCGCCCCGTCAGCCAGTCAGGGTGCAGCCCCTGCCCAGACGACAGCGAGTCCTTCTCGTCGTAACGGACGCACGATCGCCTCGCCTCGCGCCCGCAAGTTAGCGAAAGAATATCAAGTCGATTTGAGTGGCTTGCAAGGAAGCGGCCCCCACGGTCGCATCGTTGCCGAAGATGTGGAAGCGGCGGCGGGCAAAGCGCCCCAACCCAGTGCGCCCCCGGTGGCTCCTCCGGCAACAGTCCCGGCGAGTCCGGCAGCGATCGCCCCGACGCCAGCCCCGGCAGCTCCCCCGACGCCAACCCCCGCCCCCCTCGGCGAGGTGGTATCGTTCAATACCTTGCAGCAAGCCGTAGTTCGCAATATGCTCGCGGGGTGGCAAGCGCCTGTCTTCCACGTCAGTTATACGATAACGACGGATAATTTAGATCGGCTCTACCAGCAGATTAAGTCTAAAGGGGTGACGATGACCGCCCTGCTGGCGAAAGCGGTCGCGGTCACTTTGCAAAAACACCCCGTTCTCAACGCCCGTTATACAGAAAAGGGGATCGAGTATCCTTCGGCCATTAATGTTGCCGTGGCGGTAGCGATGCCCGATGGCGGGTTGATTACCCCGGTGTTGAAAAGTGCCGACGGTCAGGATATTTATTCTCTGTCGCGCAATTGGAAAGACTTGGTCAATCGCGCCCGGGTCAAACAGTTGCAACCGGACGAGTACAGTACAGGCACCTTTAGCCTGTCGAATTTAGGAATGTTCGGCGTCAGCAGTTTTGACGCGATCTTGCCGCCGGGTCAAGGGTCGATTTTGGCGATCGCCGCCGCTCGTCCTCAAGTGGTGGCCAGCGATGATGGGTCGATCCGCGTCTGTCGTCAGATGCAGGTCAATATTACTTGCGACCACCGGGTAATTTACGGCTCTCATGCGGCAGCGTTCTTGCAAGATTTGGCGGCGTTAATTGAGAACGATCCCCAGTCCCTAACGCTGTAA
- a CDS encoding cyclic nucleotide-binding domain-containing protein: MRKGLFILSELSQEDLEWMLTIATSEELEAGTTIIEEGKPIHSVYIVLQGTLVVEVAALEGKEIAKIGIGEILGEMSFLDTRPPSATVTVLEDAIVLSIPRLALEQKLERDTAFAARFYRAIAVFLSNRLRLTVSHLGYEEQAPSERRSVNSNPRNQPEKSVDRLIERLEAHRETIVRSL; the protein is encoded by the coding sequence ATGAGAAAAGGACTTTTTATTCTGAGCGAATTAAGTCAAGAAGACTTGGAGTGGATGTTGACGATCGCCACGAGCGAAGAATTAGAGGCGGGAACGACGATTATTGAAGAAGGTAAACCTATTCACAGTGTTTATATCGTCTTGCAAGGCACCTTAGTGGTGGAAGTCGCCGCATTAGAAGGAAAAGAAATCGCTAAAATCGGCATCGGTGAAATTTTAGGGGAAATGTCATTTCTCGATACTCGTCCGCCGTCGGCCACGGTCACCGTCTTGGAAGATGCGATCGTCTTGTCGATCCCGCGATTGGCACTGGAGCAAAAGTTAGAACGAGATACGGCATTTGCGGCGCGGTTTTATCGGGCGATCGCCGTCTTTTTATCGAATCGTTTGCGCCTGACGGTTTCTCATTTAGGGTACGAAGAACAGGCTCCGAGCGAGCGGCGATCGGTAAATTCTAATCCCCGCAATCAACCGGAAAAATCCGTGGATCGTTTAATCGAACGGTTGGAAGCACATCGCGAGACGATCGTTCGTTCTCTCTAG
- a CDS encoding cation:proton antiporter domain-containing protein: MDEFSGNELDIALTALGGLVLILGLLSGFLKERLLLSDPLVAVCIGILLGPSGLHLLDLGHWGNPQSILEQGARLAIAIQLMGVALRLPKGYLLRHWKAQAVLLGLVMPLSCVASAVLVYFILGLPLWVALLVGAIVTPTDPVVATAIVTGKVAERNLPDRLRHTLSAESAANDGLAYPLVFLPILLLTRSPGEALGQWFGEILLWEVGATVILGAVCGYLAGRLLLRAERQHTIDKPSFLAYTLALSLFVLGGIKLLNGDGILAVFVAGSTFSLVVSGSERSQEERVQEAVDRFFTLYVFVLFGLGLPWREWFDLGWSGAIAIGALLLLRRLPVLFLLKSCFPHSLQRNGDLLFMGWFGPMGVAAIFYAMLAIRETQTESIWAIVSAVVCASIVVHGISAIPGAKRYGQLHSPQVPPTE; this comes from the coding sequence ATGGATGAATTCAGTGGAAACGAGCTAGATATTGCTTTAACTGCCCTTGGCGGACTCGTTTTAATTTTGGGGTTACTTTCGGGATTTCTCAAAGAACGACTCTTGTTGTCCGATCCACTCGTGGCAGTTTGTATCGGGATTCTCCTCGGTCCGTCAGGATTGCACTTATTGGATTTGGGTCATTGGGGCAATCCGCAATCTATTTTAGAACAAGGGGCCCGCTTGGCGATCGCCATCCAATTGATGGGGGTGGCCCTGCGATTGCCGAAAGGTTATCTATTACGACACTGGAAAGCCCAAGCCGTGCTACTCGGACTCGTGATGCCTTTAAGCTGCGTGGCGAGTGCGGTGTTGGTCTATTTCATTTTAGGATTGCCGTTGTGGGTCGCCCTGCTGGTCGGGGCGATCGTCACGCCGACGGATCCGGTGGTGGCGACGGCGATCGTTACCGGAAAAGTCGCGGAACGCAATTTACCCGATCGCCTCCGTCATACCCTCTCCGCCGAATCGGCGGCGAATGACGGTTTAGCCTATCCCTTAGTATTTTTACCGATCTTGTTGCTGACACGATCGCCGGGAGAAGCCCTCGGACAGTGGTTTGGCGAAATCCTGCTTTGGGAAGTCGGCGCCACCGTCATCTTGGGGGCCGTTTGCGGTTATCTCGCCGGACGGCTGTTGTTGCGGGCCGAACGGCAGCACACGATCGATAAACCCTCATTTTTAGCTTACACTCTGGCGTTATCCCTCTTTGTTTTAGGTGGCATCAAACTGCTAAACGGCGATGGCATTTTGGCGGTTTTCGTGGCGGGGAGTACGTTTAGTTTAGTCGTAAGCGGTTCCGAGCGATCGCAGGAAGAACGAGTCCAAGAAGCGGTAGACCGTTTTTTCACCTTATACGTGTTTGTCTTGTTCGGATTGGGGTTACCGTGGCGGGAATGGTTCGATCTCGGCTGGTCCGGGGCGATCGCGATCGGGGCACTTTTACTCTTGCGCAGACTTCCCGTTCTGTTTTTACTCAAATCCTGTTTTCCGCACTCCCTGCAACGCAATGGGGATTTGCTATTTATGGGATGGTTCGGTCCGATGGGGGTGGCGGCGATCTTTTATGCGATGTTGGCGATTCGCGAAACCCAAACCGAATCGATTTGGGCGATCGTCAGTGCGGTGGTTTGCGCGTCGATTGTCGTTCACGGAATCAGTGCCATTCCTGGGGCCAAACGCTACGGTCAACTGCACTCACCCCAGGTACCCCCGACAGAATAA
- a CDS encoding YlqD family protein has protein sequence MDLSNSKLLLKRNIIVKAVVTPRWKEEVQQQLQAQINQIDTQMQQLEMQGQRMMADLEQQNPQAGSPQAQQQRENVQRQVNQKQRELLAQKNQILQNLQQVQTLELEQEVNTGQMESFFSVERGDNLVKKMQVEILLRDGVVEEIRGDL, from the coding sequence ATGGACTTGTCTAACTCGAAATTACTGCTCAAGCGCAATATTATTGTCAAAGCTGTCGTGACGCCCCGTTGGAAAGAAGAAGTCCAACAGCAGTTACAGGCGCAGATCAACCAAATCGACACCCAAATGCAGCAGTTGGAAATGCAGGGACAACGGATGATGGCCGATTTGGAACAACAAAACCCGCAAGCTGGTAGCCCGCAAGCCCAACAGCAACGGGAAAACGTGCAACGACAAGTCAATCAGAAACAACGGGAACTGCTGGCGCAAAAAAACCAAATTTTGCAGAATTTACAGCAAGTCCAGACCCTGGAACTGGAACAAGAGGTCAATACCGGACAGATGGAAAGCTTTTTCTCCGTCGAAAGAGGCGATAATCTGGTGAAGAAAATGCAGGTGGAGATTTTGTTACGCGATGGGGTCGTCGAAGAGATTCGCGGCGATTTGTAA
- the recQ gene encoding DNA helicase RecQ, protein MSLSSPRPVTPPGNLERSLKQFFGYDSFRPGQREIVEAALADRDQLIVMPTGGGKSLCFQLPALLKPGVTVVVSPLIALMQDQVEALQNNGIGATFLNSTLNWEEQRSREMAIVTGRVKLLYVSPERLVGDRFLAFLEVVRARVGLSSFAIDEAHCVSEWGHDFRPEYRQLRLLRDRYPQVPVMGLTATATDRVRHDIVSQLALQNPRVHLASFNRPNLYYEVRQKRRQSYGDLLHIIREIGGSGIIYCLSRRRVEELAARLQSDKIKALAYHAGLGDEERANSQRRFIRDDVQVMVATIAFGMGINKPDVRFVVHYDLPRNLESYYQESGRSGRDGEPAHCALFYSYGDLKTIEYLIDQKPDPQEQLIARQQLRQILNYVEGTDCRRTIQLGYFGERFPGNCENCDNCRNPKPIEDWTVEAMKFLSCVARTKERFGTNHIIDVLRGSKKAKVLRYNHQELSTFGIGTDKTADEWKMLARSLVHQGLLNETDDGYSVLKLNAASWEVMRKQRQVQLAVTRKAEETPLDGRERLAAEVEMLFDLLRSLRKEIADTESLAPYMVFADSTLKLMARERPQTPEALGSLAGVGEYKLVKYGDRFLSAIQTYCQEQGLSAAPSSTPRADDDLFQTLRALRKKIAAEEALPAYMIFPDRTLQEMARRQPQTLAAFRKIKGVGAQKLEKYGSSFLAEIQAYCGENPPFEPEDEPEDEPDSEALSNTQALTLRLHCEGWSIEEIARHRQLSPRTIASHLAELLEIDDRVEIDRLVNRNRQVEIWQALDLLGDRSLTAIREHLGEHYSYDEIRFVRGRRRRVHQS, encoded by the coding sequence GTGTCATTAAGCAGCCCTCGACCCGTGACACCCCCGGGAAACTTAGAACGGTCCCTCAAACAGTTTTTTGGATACGACAGTTTTCGCCCCGGACAACGAGAGATTGTCGAAGCCGCCTTAGCCGATCGCGATCAACTGATCGTGATGCCGACCGGAGGCGGAAAATCCTTGTGCTTTCAACTTCCCGCGTTGCTCAAACCGGGGGTCACCGTGGTGGTCTCGCCGTTGATCGCCCTGATGCAAGATCAAGTCGAAGCGCTGCAAAATAATGGGATCGGGGCGACGTTTCTCAACAGTACCCTCAATTGGGAGGAACAGCGATCGCGGGAAATGGCGATCGTCACGGGTCGCGTCAAGCTGCTCTACGTCTCTCCGGAACGCTTGGTCGGCGATCGCTTTCTCGCCTTTTTAGAAGTGGTGCGCGCCCGAGTGGGGCTGAGTAGTTTTGCCATTGACGAAGCCCACTGCGTTTCCGAATGGGGTCACGATTTTCGCCCGGAATACCGCCAACTGCGGCTGTTGCGCGATCGCTATCCCCAAGTCCCCGTCATGGGTCTGACGGCGACGGCGACCGATCGCGTCCGCCATGATATCGTCTCCCAACTGGCCCTCCAAAATCCCCGCGTCCACCTCGCCAGTTTCAACCGTCCCAATCTCTATTACGAAGTCCGTCAAAAACGCAGGCAGTCCTATGGCGATTTATTGCATATTATTCGCGAAATAGGGGGTTCTGGGATTATCTACTGTCTCAGTCGCCGCCGGGTTGAAGAGCTGGCCGCCCGACTACAAAGCGATAAAATCAAAGCTTTAGCCTATCATGCCGGATTGGGCGACGAAGAGCGGGCGAACTCCCAACGGCGGTTTATTCGCGATGACGTGCAAGTTATGGTCGCGACGATCGCCTTCGGGATGGGCATCAACAAACCCGACGTTCGCTTTGTGGTGCACTACGACTTACCGCGCAATCTCGAAAGTTACTATCAAGAATCCGGGCGATCGGGACGGGACGGCGAACCCGCCCATTGCGCCCTTTTTTACAGTTACGGCGATTTAAAAACGATCGAATATTTAATCGACCAAAAACCCGACCCGCAAGAGCAATTAATCGCCCGCCAACAATTACGCCAAATCCTCAATTATGTCGAAGGAACCGACTGTCGCCGCACGATTCAATTGGGCTATTTTGGCGAACGCTTTCCCGGGAATTGCGAAAACTGCGATAACTGCCGCAATCCCAAACCGATCGAGGATTGGACCGTAGAAGCGATGAAGTTTCTCTCTTGCGTGGCGCGCACGAAAGAACGCTTCGGAACCAATCATATTATCGACGTCTTGCGCGGGTCGAAAAAAGCCAAAGTCTTGCGCTACAACCATCAAGAATTATCGACCTTTGGAATCGGTACCGATAAAACCGCAGACGAGTGGAAAATGCTGGCGCGATCGCTCGTCCACCAAGGCTTATTAAACGAAACCGACGACGGTTATTCCGTTCTCAAATTGAATGCGGCGAGTTGGGAAGTGATGCGAAAACAGCGCCAAGTCCAGCTCGCCGTCACCCGCAAAGCCGAAGAAACCCCCTTGGACGGGCGCGAACGCCTCGCCGCCGAAGTCGAAATGCTCTTCGATCTGCTGCGATCGTTGCGTAAAGAGATCGCCGACACCGAATCCCTGGCCCCTTATATGGTCTTTGCCGATTCGACCTTAAAATTGATGGCGCGAGAACGTCCCCAAACCCCAGAAGCCTTGGGCAGTTTGGCGGGAGTCGGCGAATATAAATTAGTTAAATACGGCGATCGCTTCTTGAGCGCCATTCAAACCTACTGTCAGGAACAAGGACTGAGTGCGGCGCCGAGTTCGACCCCGAGGGCAGACGACGATCTGTTTCAAACATTGCGGGCATTACGCAAAAAAATTGCGGCGGAAGAAGCCCTTCCCGCCTATATGATTTTTCCCGATCGCACCTTGCAGGAAATGGCGCGACGCCAACCCCAAACCCTAGCCGCATTTCGCAAGATTAAAGGCGTCGGCGCCCAAAAACTGGAAAAATACGGGTCTAGCTTCCTGGCAGAAATTCAAGCCTACTGCGGCGAAAACCCCCCCTTCGAGCCGGAAGACGAGCCGGAAGACGAACCCGACTCCGAAGCACTCTCCAACACCCAAGCCCTCACCTTGAGATTGCATTGCGAAGGCTGGAGCATCGAAGAGATCGCCCGACACCGCCAACTCAGCCCCCGCACGATCGCCAGCCATTTAGCCGAATTACTCGAAATTGACGATCGCGTCGAAATCGATCGCCTCGTCAACCGCAACCGACAAGTCGAAATATGGCAGGCCCTCGACCTGCTCGGCGATCGCTCGTTAACCGCCATCCGCGAACATTTAGGAGAGCATTACAGTTACGACGAAATCCGCTTCGTGCGCGGACGCAGGCGACGAGTTCACCAGAGCTGA